The Agromyces mariniharenae genome includes a window with the following:
- a CDS encoding type IV toxin-antitoxin system AbiEi family antitoxin domain-containing protein produces MRFERETAELGGIARRSDLRRIGLDDEAVRILVAHGRLIRVRQAWYALPETDADVLRACSLGGRLACASALRFHGEAVDDAGVLHVELPANAMARKPECDWDHVRLHQPRSPSMGNRAVVDLCAAQRQWERCGRATR; encoded by the coding sequence GTGAGATTCGAGCGTGAGACAGCGGAACTCGGCGGTATCGCACGCAGATCCGATCTGCGGAGGATCGGACTCGATGACGAAGCCGTTCGCATCCTGGTCGCGCACGGTCGACTGATCCGAGTGCGTCAGGCGTGGTACGCGCTGCCCGAGACCGACGCCGACGTGCTGCGAGCATGCAGCCTGGGCGGGCGGTTGGCGTGTGCGAGCGCCCTCCGCTTCCATGGCGAGGCGGTCGACGATGCGGGCGTCCTGCACGTCGAGCTGCCCGCGAACGCGATGGCGCGGAAGCCCGAGTGTGATTGGGATCACGTGCGGCTGCATCAGCCTCGAAGTCCGTCGATGGGGAATCGGGCCGTCGTCGACCTCTGCGCCGCCCAGCGTCAGTGGGAGCGGTGCGGGCGGGCGACCCGATAG
- a CDS encoding dihydrofolate reductase, whose protein sequence is MTTSGADAAAQRPAPGGRSRIGLIWAESAGIIGRDGGMPWHVPEDLAHFKEVTLGAPVVMGRRTWESLPPRFRPLPRRTNIVVTRNDTWAADGAVRAASVDDALALAAAGDPPWTWVIGGADLFGQLMPTADRLEVTELRAPGGGDAVVPEPGDTPAPRIDSTEWHLAHVDPPTGWLPSRSGLEYRFLRYLRA, encoded by the coding sequence ATGACGACGAGCGGTGCGGATGCCGCGGCGCAGCGCCCTGCGCCTGGGGGCCGGTCGCGCATCGGACTGATCTGGGCGGAGTCCGCGGGCATCATCGGCCGCGACGGCGGCATGCCCTGGCACGTGCCCGAGGACCTGGCGCACTTCAAGGAGGTCACGCTCGGCGCGCCCGTGGTCATGGGGCGCCGCACGTGGGAGTCCCTCCCCCCGCGGTTCCGCCCCCTGCCCCGACGGACCAACATCGTGGTGACGCGCAACGACACGTGGGCCGCCGACGGCGCTGTGCGCGCGGCATCCGTCGACGACGCCCTCGCGCTCGCCGCGGCCGGAGACCCGCCGTGGACCTGGGTCATCGGCGGCGCCGACCTCTTCGGCCAGCTCATGCCGACGGCCGACCGCCTCGAGGTCACCGAGCTGCGCGCGCCGGGCGGCGGCGACGCGGTGGTGCCCGAGCCCGGCGACACGCCGGCACCCCGGATCGACTCCACGGAATGGCACCTCGCCCACGTCGACCCGCCCACGGGCTGGCTCCCCTCCCGCTCGGGCCTCGAGTACCGCTTCCTCCGCTACCTCCGCGCCTGA
- a CDS encoding thymidylate synthase produces MAATIQTPYEDLLRDVLEHGTHKTDRTGTGTRSVFGRQLRFDLAQGFPLVTTKRVHFKSIAYELLWFLRGDSNVGWLQEHGVSIWDEWADAAGELGPVYGVQWRSWPTPGGDTIDQISQVIEQIRVNPDSRRLIVSAWNPADIPDMALAPCHALFQFYVADGRLSCQLYQRSADLFLGVPFNIASYALLTHMVAQQTGLEVGDFVWTGGDCHIYDNHVEQVTEQLSRDPYPAPRLRFARRPDSIFDYEFDDFVVEGYQHHPAIRAAVAV; encoded by the coding sequence ATGGCCGCGACGATCCAGACGCCCTACGAAGACCTCCTCCGCGACGTGCTCGAGCACGGCACGCACAAGACGGACCGCACGGGCACCGGCACGCGCAGCGTCTTCGGGCGGCAGCTGCGGTTCGACCTCGCGCAGGGCTTCCCGCTCGTCACCACCAAGCGCGTGCACTTCAAGTCGATCGCGTACGAGCTGCTCTGGTTCCTGCGCGGCGACTCCAACGTCGGGTGGTTGCAGGAGCACGGCGTCAGCATCTGGGACGAGTGGGCGGATGCCGCGGGCGAGCTCGGTCCCGTCTACGGCGTGCAGTGGCGCTCCTGGCCGACCCCGGGCGGCGACACCATCGACCAGATCTCGCAGGTGATCGAGCAGATCCGGGTGAACCCCGACTCCCGCCGGCTGATCGTCTCGGCGTGGAACCCCGCCGACATCCCCGACATGGCGCTCGCGCCGTGCCACGCGCTGTTCCAGTTCTACGTGGCCGACGGCCGGTTGTCGTGCCAGCTCTACCAGCGCAGCGCCGACCTGTTCCTCGGCGTCCCGTTCAACATCGCGTCCTACGCCTTGCTCACGCACATGGTCGCCCAGCAGACGGGCCTCGAGGTCGGCGACTTCGTCTGGACGGGCGGCGACTGCCACATCTACGACAACCACGTCGAGCAGGTGACCGAGCAGCTCTCGCGCGATCCCTACCCCGCGCCCAGGCTGCGGTTCGCGCGCAGGCCCGACTCGATCTTCGACTACGAATTCGACGACTTCGTCGTCGAGGGCTACCAGCACCACCCGGCGATCCGCGCGGCCGTCGCCGTATGA
- a CDS encoding TlpA family protein disulfide reductase, giving the protein MDWPAALIAAVALPAAAAAIGLAWRSRAGRVRTVHDGGRAGDDAATSTTATASRDLGVATEAFGDSATLVQFSTAYCSRCPATARELASIADDYPGVRHVEVDLTHRPEVADRFRVLQTPTTLILDARGATTARIAGVPRSHEVRDRLDELTGRSRVPS; this is encoded by the coding sequence ATGGACTGGCCGGCTGCGCTCATCGCCGCCGTCGCGCTGCCCGCGGCGGCCGCGGCGATCGGCCTCGCGTGGAGGTCGCGCGCCGGACGCGTCCGCACCGTCCACGACGGCGGCCGAGCCGGCGACGACGCCGCGACGTCGACGACCGCGACCGCGAGCCGCGACCTCGGCGTCGCGACCGAGGCCTTCGGCGACTCGGCGACGCTCGTGCAGTTCTCCACCGCCTACTGCAGCCGCTGCCCCGCCACGGCGCGCGAGCTCGCGTCGATCGCCGACGACTACCCCGGCGTGCGCCACGTCGAGGTCGACCTCACGCACCGGCCCGAGGTTGCCGACCGGTTCCGCGTGCTGCAGACGCCCACCACGCTCATCCTCGACGCGCGAGGTGCGACGACGGCCCGCATCGCCGGGGTCCCCCGGTCGCACGAGGTGCGCGACCGCCTCGACGAACTCACCGGGAGGTCCCGTGTCCCATCCTGA
- a CDS encoding DUF4395 domain-containing protein, with translation MSHPEPAGIDPRGPRFTAGITAVLLLVVAVLGFGGADLAAWLLLAGLAALFAWGAFAGVRRHPFGLLFKRFVRPRLAPPDELEDPRPPTFAQGVGFAVTVAGVLLGAIGLQLAVPVAASLAFVAAFLNAVFGYCLGCQLYLLLVRARVIPRT, from the coding sequence GTGTCCCATCCTGAACCCGCCGGCATCGATCCGCGCGGTCCCCGCTTCACCGCGGGCATCACGGCCGTGCTGCTCCTCGTCGTCGCCGTGCTCGGCTTCGGCGGCGCCGACCTCGCCGCGTGGCTGCTGCTCGCGGGCCTCGCCGCGCTGTTCGCCTGGGGCGCGTTCGCGGGGGTGCGGCGGCATCCGTTCGGCCTGCTCTTCAAGCGGTTCGTGCGACCCCGCCTCGCTCCGCCCGACGAGCTCGAGGACCCGCGGCCGCCGACCTTCGCCCAGGGCGTCGGGTTCGCGGTGACTGTCGCCGGCGTGCTGCTGGGGGCGATCGGACTGCAGCTCGCGGTGCCCGTCGCGGCTTCGCTGGCGTTCGTCGCGGCCTTCCTCAACGCCGTGTTCGGCTACTGCCTCGGCTGCCAGCTGTACCTCCTGCTGGTGCGCGCGCGAGTCATCCCCAGGACCTGA
- a CDS encoding OsmC family peroxiredoxin yields MALTSEATTIWKGTLFEGSGDVSLDSSGLATFGVNWDARAAGVANTTNPEELLAASHSACFCMALSLALAQAGHPAESIQATAAVTFEAGRGVLGSHLLVSARVPGITEEEFERFADDAKANCPISQALAIPITIEAELA; encoded by the coding sequence ATGGCACTGACGTCTGAAGCGACCACCATCTGGAAGGGCACGCTGTTCGAGGGGTCCGGCGACGTGTCCCTGGACTCGTCGGGGCTCGCGACCTTCGGGGTGAACTGGGACGCACGGGCGGCGGGCGTGGCCAACACGACGAATCCCGAGGAGCTCCTCGCCGCCTCGCACTCCGCGTGCTTCTGCATGGCGCTCTCGCTCGCGCTCGCGCAGGCCGGCCACCCGGCCGAGAGCATCCAGGCCACCGCGGCCGTGACGTTCGAGGCGGGTCGCGGAGTGCTCGGCAGCCACCTGCTCGTCAGCGCACGCGTGCCCGGCATCACCGAGGAGGAGTTCGAGCGCTTCGCCGACGACGCCAAGGCGAACTGCCCCATCTCGCAGGCGCTCGCCATCCCGATCACGATCGAAGCCGAGCTCGCCTGA
- a CDS encoding TIGR01777 family oxidoreductase, which translates to MRILIAGASGFLGTALTERLTAEGHQVVRLVRHRAQGADEASWSPASGIIDFTVMDRVDAVVNLSGASLARLPWTKGYRGEIVDSRVTATRTLADAMRKARRPPAVFLSASAVGYYGDRPGELLTEFSSAGSGFLAEVVQRWEGAASLAPDETRTVVFRTGIVVGHGGAMQRIGTLTRFGLSGRLGTGGQHWPWISLHDEIAGIAHLLTSHLSGAVNLAGPTPATADRVMTAMAERMHRPYTFAVPERMLELALGRAADELLLSSQKVRPQRLIDDGFRFEHVTVESALDAMLSAPRARA; encoded by the coding sequence GTGCGGATCCTCATCGCCGGCGCCTCCGGATTCCTCGGAACGGCCCTCACCGAGCGGCTCACCGCCGAGGGCCACCAGGTCGTGCGGCTGGTGCGACACCGTGCGCAGGGCGCGGATGAGGCATCCTGGTCGCCGGCGTCGGGGATCATCGACTTCACCGTCATGGACCGTGTCGACGCGGTCGTCAACCTGTCGGGCGCCTCGCTCGCCCGGCTGCCGTGGACGAAGGGCTACCGCGGCGAGATCGTCGACTCGCGCGTGACGGCGACGCGCACGCTCGCCGATGCGATGCGCAAGGCGCGGCGCCCGCCGGCGGTGTTCCTCAGCGCGTCCGCGGTCGGCTACTACGGCGACCGTCCCGGCGAGCTGCTGACGGAGTTCTCGAGTGCGGGCTCGGGCTTCCTCGCCGAGGTCGTCCAGCGCTGGGAGGGCGCGGCCTCGCTCGCACCCGACGAGACCCGCACGGTCGTCTTCCGAACGGGCATCGTGGTCGGCCACGGCGGCGCCATGCAGCGCATCGGCACCCTCACCCGGTTCGGGCTGTCGGGCCGCCTCGGAACGGGCGGCCAGCACTGGCCGTGGATCTCGCTGCACGACGAGATCGCCGGCATCGCGCACCTGCTCACGTCGCACCTCTCGGGCGCCGTGAACCTCGCCGGCCCGACGCCCGCCACCGCCGATCGCGTGATGACCGCGATGGCCGAGCGGATGCACCGCCCCTACACGTTCGCGGTGCCCGAGCGCATGCTCGAGCTCGCGCTCGGCCGCGCCGCCGACGAACTGCTGCTCTCGAGCCAGAAGGTGCGGCCGCAGCGCCTCATCGACGACGGCTTCCGCTTCGAGCACGTGACCGTCGAGTCGGCGCTCGACGCGATGCTCAGCGCTCCGCGCGCTCGAGCGTGA
- the dapB gene encoding 4-hydroxy-tetrahydrodipicolinate reductase, whose amino-acid sequence MTIRVAVAGATGKMGRLAIDLIEASDDLELHAALDSSSELDEMLGADVALDVTHPAASAGIVEFATGAGIPIVVGTSGWSHDRIAEIAQFVRGHDDAGAVLFIPNFSIGSVLGTAFAALAARFFDSIEIVEAHHAGKVDSPSGTAVRTAELIGEARAAIGPVSAPHADQRARGQLVSGVPVHSLRLNGLLAEQRVVLGGDGETLTIAHSTVSSSAYEQGILLALRRAPSASGVIVGLDALLDLGLPGAP is encoded by the coding sequence GTGACGATACGGGTCGCCGTGGCCGGAGCCACGGGCAAGATGGGACGCCTGGCGATCGACCTCATCGAGGCATCCGACGACCTCGAACTGCATGCGGCGCTCGATTCGAGCTCCGAGCTCGACGAGATGCTCGGCGCCGACGTCGCGCTCGACGTCACGCACCCGGCCGCCAGCGCCGGCATCGTGGAGTTCGCCACGGGCGCCGGCATCCCGATCGTCGTGGGCACCTCGGGCTGGTCGCACGACCGCATCGCCGAGATCGCGCAGTTCGTGCGCGGCCACGACGACGCCGGCGCGGTGCTGTTCATCCCGAACTTCTCGATCGGCAGCGTGCTCGGCACCGCCTTCGCGGCCCTCGCGGCGCGCTTCTTCGACTCGATCGAGATCGTCGAGGCGCACCACGCCGGCAAGGTCGACTCCCCCTCGGGCACCGCCGTGCGGACCGCCGAGCTCATCGGCGAGGCCCGCGCCGCGATCGGACCGGTGTCGGCGCCGCACGCCGACCAGCGCGCCCGCGGCCAGCTCGTCTCGGGCGTGCCGGTGCACAGCCTGCGCCTCAACGGCCTTCTCGCCGAGCAGCGCGTGGTGCTCGGCGGCGACGGCGAGACGCTCACGATCGCGCACTCGACCGTGTCGTCGTCCGCCTACGAGCAGGGCATCCTGCTCGCGCTGCGACGCGCGCCGTCGGCCTCGGGCGTGATCGTCGGCCTCGACGCGCTGCTCGACCTCGGGCTCCCGGGCGCCCCGTGA
- a CDS encoding GNAT family N-acetyltransferase, whose protein sequence is MRFREVDVTSAEALALLDAYFAERAAGFPVEQGAYRPTYPTSEQFTPPAGVFLVVEDDDGEVIGCGGVRRIQRRPETYEVRFEVKHLWLSPNARGKGAGRQLLHELERRAIGFGAQELVLDTNASLEAAGGLYRSSGYVEVEPYNANPNATHWYGKRVG, encoded by the coding sequence ATGCGGTTCCGAGAGGTCGACGTCACGAGCGCCGAGGCGCTCGCCCTGCTCGATGCGTACTTCGCCGAACGCGCGGCCGGGTTTCCGGTCGAGCAGGGCGCGTACCGCCCGACGTATCCCACGTCGGAGCAGTTCACGCCGCCCGCCGGCGTGTTCCTCGTCGTCGAGGACGACGACGGGGAGGTCATCGGCTGCGGCGGCGTGCGTCGCATCCAGCGCCGGCCCGAGACGTACGAGGTGCGCTTCGAGGTGAAGCACCTCTGGCTCTCGCCGAACGCGCGCGGCAAGGGCGCCGGGCGGCAGCTGCTCCACGAGCTCGAGCGTCGCGCCATCGGGTTCGGCGCCCAGGAGCTCGTGCTCGACACGAACGCGAGCCTCGAGGCTGCCGGCGGACTCTACCGCTCGAGCGGCTACGTCGAGGTCGAGCCCTACAACGCGAACCCGAACGCGACGCACTGGTACGGCAAGCGCGTCGGCTGA
- a CDS encoding histidine phosphatase family protein: protein MPHHLYLVRHGEQLDAEHGMPDGPLSPRGRRQAELLGERLGGVPFDHAWHSPLQRAAETAAIIAAKMPALEPEPSALLFDCIPSGPAPETPKAYEGFFGSVTEAQIEAGTAQMADAAAEFLRSHREDRHDLLITHNFVIAWLVREALGAPDWRWLSINQANCGLTVLTQKSGRPWSLLVHNDMAHLPPELRTGLPEQYAL from the coding sequence GTGCCACACCACCTCTACCTCGTCCGCCACGGCGAGCAGCTCGATGCGGAGCACGGCATGCCCGACGGACCCCTCTCGCCGCGCGGCCGCCGCCAGGCGGAGCTGCTGGGCGAACGCCTCGGCGGCGTGCCGTTCGACCACGCATGGCACTCGCCGCTGCAGCGGGCCGCCGAGACCGCGGCGATCATCGCGGCGAAGATGCCCGCCCTCGAGCCCGAGCCGTCGGCGCTGCTGTTCGACTGCATCCCGTCGGGTCCGGCGCCCGAGACGCCGAAGGCGTACGAGGGCTTCTTCGGGTCGGTCACCGAGGCGCAGATCGAGGCGGGCACTGCGCAGATGGCGGATGCCGCGGCGGAGTTCCTGCGGTCGCACCGCGAAGACCGCCACGACCTGCTCATCACGCACAACTTCGTCATCGCGTGGCTCGTGCGCGAGGCGCTCGGTGCGCCCGACTGGCGCTGGCTCTCGATCAACCAGGCGAACTGCGGGCTCACGGTGCTCACGCAGAAGAGCGGGCGCCCATGGAGCCTGCTCGTGCACAACGACATGGCGCACCTGCCGCCCGAGCTGCGCACGGGACTGCCCGAGCAGTACGCGCTGTAG
- a CDS encoding M16 family metallopeptidase → MNGAVDLPLGQAELSFTAAGDARVRRSVLPSGVRVLSEHVPGSRSVTVGFWVAVGSRDEQHADAAHPATYGSTHFLEHLLFKGTTSRTALDIAISFDAVGGEHNALTAKEYTCYYAKVQDRDLPMAVEVLADMFTSSLLDPVEFDNERGVILEELSMAGDDPADVANEKFFEAVLGEHPLGRPIGGDPVTIRAATRNAVWEHYRANYRPQDLVVTVAGAVDHDALVADLTAALTRHGWDLGVEAAPLDRRSESPAMLASGTPLTVVERPIEQVNLLLGVPGIVATDERRSTMSVLNAIFGSGMSSRLFQQVRERRGLAYAVYSFAPAYSDAGLFGMYAGCAPSKAGTVAGLMRTELERVAEHGVTDDELRRASGQLAGASALALEDSDTRMSRLGRAELTLGEFADLDEALRRISLVTVDDVQALAADLVSRPFSLVAVGATDEAALHGAVDEIAAGTDVA, encoded by the coding sequence ATGAACGGCGCCGTCGACCTCCCACTCGGCCAGGCCGAACTCTCGTTCACGGCAGCAGGCGACGCGCGGGTTCGGCGCAGCGTGCTCCCCTCTGGCGTGCGGGTCCTCTCCGAGCACGTGCCCGGCAGTCGCAGCGTCACCGTCGGCTTCTGGGTCGCGGTGGGCTCGCGCGACGAGCAGCACGCGGATGCCGCGCACCCCGCGACGTACGGCTCCACGCACTTCCTCGAGCACCTGCTGTTCAAGGGCACCACGAGCCGCACGGCCCTCGACATCGCGATCTCGTTCGACGCCGTCGGGGGCGAGCACAACGCGCTCACGGCCAAGGAGTACACCTGCTACTACGCCAAGGTGCAGGATCGCGACCTCCCGATGGCCGTCGAGGTGCTCGCCGACATGTTCACGTCGTCGCTGCTCGACCCGGTCGAGTTCGACAACGAGCGCGGCGTCATCCTCGAGGAGCTCTCGATGGCCGGCGACGACCCCGCCGACGTCGCGAACGAGAAGTTCTTCGAGGCCGTGCTGGGGGAGCATCCGCTCGGCCGCCCGATCGGCGGCGACCCCGTGACCATCCGCGCCGCCACCCGCAACGCCGTGTGGGAGCACTACCGCGCCAACTACCGGCCGCAGGACCTGGTGGTCACGGTGGCGGGCGCCGTCGACCACGACGCCCTCGTCGCCGACCTCACGGCGGCGCTCACCCGGCACGGCTGGGACCTCGGCGTCGAGGCCGCGCCCCTCGACCGACGCAGCGAGTCGCCCGCGATGCTCGCGTCCGGCACCCCGCTCACGGTCGTCGAGCGCCCGATCGAGCAGGTCAACCTGCTGCTCGGGGTGCCCGGCATCGTCGCGACCGACGAGCGCCGCTCCACCATGAGCGTGCTCAACGCGATCTTCGGCTCGGGGATGTCGTCGCGGCTCTTCCAGCAGGTGCGCGAGCGGCGCGGGCTCGCCTACGCGGTCTACTCGTTCGCGCCGGCCTACTCCGACGCGGGCCTGTTCGGCATGTACGCCGGGTGCGCCCCGTCCAAGGCCGGCACCGTCGCCGGACTCATGCGCACCGAGCTCGAGCGCGTCGCCGAGCACGGCGTCACCGACGACGAGCTGCGTCGCGCCTCCGGCCAGCTCGCGGGCGCATCGGCGCTCGCGCTCGAGGACTCCGACACCCGCATGTCCCGGCTCGGGCGTGCCGAGCTCACGCTCGGCGAGTTCGCCGACCTCGACGAGGCCCTCCGCCGCATCTCGCTCGTCACCGTCGACGACGTGCAGGCGCTCGCGGCCGACCTCGTCTCCCGGCCGTTCTCACTGGTCGCCGTGGGCGCGACCGACGAGGCGGCGCTCCACGGCGCGGTCGACGAGATCGCCGCCGGCACCGACGTCGCCTGA
- a CDS encoding aldo/keto reductase: MARRHIQRAHTASVAGATLVEGGITTAIDDATSVTASTTTPALRVETVETNTMSGPIMVPVRRPLGDTGMATHPLALGGSTFGWTLGRNEAFDVLDRFAGVGGDLVDTADSYAAGRSECILGSWMRDRNTRDRMRVMTKVGRHPDHRGLAPVDIRAAVDDSLQRLGTDRIDVLFFHGDDPEVPLEESLGEVDALITAGKVLAIGAADFSPERLIEARVLAANGLPRFELLTTRYNLMERKPFEGATELVAHAQGLAVLPYFALANGFLGGQVRRRADVRHDARGHRVAKHLGRRGHRVLAAVDEIAFAHGVQPASIALAWLLAKPTVVAPVASATRPDQVEALIAAASVELHRSELVELDRASA, encoded by the coding sequence GTGGCACGACGGCACATCCAGCGCGCCCACACGGCGAGCGTCGCGGGGGCGACGCTCGTCGAGGGCGGCATCACGACCGCGATCGACGACGCGACGAGCGTCACCGCCTCGACGACGACGCCGGCGCTTCGCGTCGAGACGGTCGAGACGAACACCATGTCGGGGCCGATCATGGTCCCGGTGCGGCGACCGCTCGGCGACACCGGAATGGCGACGCATCCGCTCGCGCTCGGCGGCAGCACCTTCGGGTGGACGCTCGGCCGCAACGAGGCGTTCGACGTGCTCGACCGATTCGCCGGCGTCGGCGGCGACCTCGTCGACACGGCCGACAGCTACGCGGCGGGTCGCAGCGAGTGCATCCTCGGCTCGTGGATGCGGGACCGGAACACGCGTGACCGCATGCGGGTCATGACGAAGGTCGGTCGCCACCCCGACCACCGCGGGCTCGCGCCGGTCGACATCCGCGCGGCCGTCGACGACTCGCTCCAGCGACTCGGCACCGATCGGATCGACGTGCTGTTCTTCCACGGCGACGACCCCGAGGTGCCGCTCGAGGAGAGCCTCGGCGAGGTCGACGCGCTCATCACGGCCGGCAAGGTGCTCGCGATCGGCGCGGCCGACTTCTCGCCCGAGCGCCTCATCGAGGCGCGGGTGCTGGCTGCGAACGGACTGCCGAGATTCGAGCTGCTGACGACGCGCTACAACCTGATGGAGCGCAAGCCGTTCGAGGGCGCCACCGAGCTCGTCGCGCACGCGCAGGGCCTCGCGGTGCTGCCGTACTTCGCGCTCGCCAACGGCTTCCTCGGCGGGCAGGTGCGTCGTCGCGCCGACGTACGGCACGACGCCCGCGGCCACCGGGTCGCGAAGCACCTCGGCCGCCGCGGCCACCGCGTGCTGGCCGCCGTCGACGAGATCGCCTTCGCGCACGGCGTGCAGCCCGCGTCGATCGCGCTGGCGTGGCTCCTCGCGAAGCCCACCGTCGTCGCGCCGGTGGCGAGCGCCACGCGGCCCGACCAGGTCGAGGCGCTCATCGCCGCGGCATCCGTGGAGCTGCACCGATCGGAGCTCGTCGAGCTCGACCGCGCCTCCGCCTGA
- a CDS encoding HpcH/HpaI aldolase/citrate lyase family protein yields MTHPPFRFGPALLFCPADRPDRYAKAAERADAVILDLEDAVADADKRAARLALVESRLDPERVIVRVNPAGGPDFADDLAAVAATEYRTVMLAKCEGTADLVDLEDFEVIALCETARGVLAAAEVAALPNVSALMWGAEDLVASLGGSSSRHADGRYRDVATHARSQVLLAAGAHEVAAIDTVHLEIGDLDGLRAEATDAAAVGFSATACIHPSQVPVVRDAFRPDPERLEWARAVLAAAAHEPGVFAFRGAMVDAPLLRQAEAVVRRAGR; encoded by the coding sequence ATGACGCACCCGCCGTTCCGCTTCGGCCCGGCGCTGCTGTTCTGCCCGGCCGATCGCCCCGACCGGTACGCGAAGGCCGCCGAGCGGGCCGATGCAGTGATCCTCGACCTCGAGGACGCCGTCGCCGATGCCGACAAGCGCGCCGCGCGCCTCGCGCTCGTCGAGTCCCGCCTCGACCCCGAGCGCGTCATCGTGCGCGTGAACCCGGCCGGCGGCCCCGACTTCGCCGACGACCTCGCGGCGGTCGCCGCCACGGAGTACCGCACCGTGATGCTCGCGAAGTGCGAGGGCACCGCCGACCTCGTCGACCTCGAGGACTTCGAGGTCATCGCGCTCTGCGAGACCGCGCGCGGCGTGCTCGCCGCGGCCGAGGTCGCCGCGCTCCCGAACGTCTCCGCGCTCATGTGGGGGGCTGAGGACCTCGTCGCGTCGCTCGGCGGGTCCTCGAGCCGGCACGCCGACGGCCGGTACCGCGACGTCGCGACGCACGCCAGGTCCCAGGTGCTGCTCGCGGCGGGTGCGCACGAGGTCGCGGCGATCGACACCGTGCACCTCGAGATCGGCGACCTCGACGGCCTGCGGGCCGAGGCGACGGATGCCGCGGCGGTCGGCTTCTCGGCCACCGCGTGCATCCACCCGTCCCAGGTGCCCGTCGTGCGCGACGCGTTCCGGCCCGATCCCGAGCGGCTGGAGTGGGCGCGAGCCGTGCTCGCGGCGGCCGCCCACGAGCCGGGGGTGTTCGCCTTCCGCGGCGCGATGGTCGACGCGCCGCTGCTGCGCCAGGCGGAGGCCGTCGTGCGCCGCGCCGGCCGCTGA
- a CDS encoding MaoC family dehydratase encodes MTDAPMREVVQRGLWFEEFEEGVRYLHRPGRTVTEADNVLFTTLTMNPQPLHLDAAWSARQPFGRILVNSLFTLSTLVGQSVAQLTQGTLVANLGFGAVAFPNPVFVGDTLYGESVVESKRLSSSRPGEGIVVLGHTARNQDGVVVATASRTMLVWTREAGEQQGLGGDGAAAASGSDG; translated from the coding sequence ATGACGGATGCCCCGATGCGCGAGGTCGTGCAGCGCGGACTCTGGTTCGAGGAGTTCGAGGAGGGCGTGCGCTACCTGCACCGCCCGGGCCGCACCGTGACGGAGGCCGACAACGTGCTCTTCACCACGCTCACCATGAACCCGCAGCCGCTGCACCTCGACGCGGCCTGGTCGGCGCGCCAGCCGTTCGGCCGCATCCTCGTGAACTCGCTGTTCACGCTGTCGACGCTCGTCGGCCAGTCCGTTGCGCAGCTGACGCAGGGCACGCTCGTCGCCAACCTCGGGTTCGGGGCGGTCGCGTTCCCGAACCCGGTGTTCGTGGGCGACACCCTCTACGGCGAGAGCGTCGTCGAGTCCAAGCGGCTGTCGTCCTCGCGGCCCGGGGAGGGCATCGTCGTGCTCGGGCACACCGCGCGCAACCAGGACGGCGTGGTCGTCGCCACGGCGTCGCGCACGATGCTCGTGTGGACGCGCGAGGCGGGCGAGCAGCAGGGGCTCGGCGGCGACGGCGCGGCCGCGGCATCCGGGAGCGACGGATGA